Genomic window (Streptomyces sp. NBC_00078):
GAGACCAACAGCCGCACCGACGGCGCCGACGCCCGGGCCGCCGAACTGCTGGCAGGGCTGAACTGGCTGACCACGCGCAGCCCTGTCAAGGCGGAGGTCGACCCGAATCGGTTGTCCGTACTCGGGCACTCCGCGGGCGGAGCCGGAGCGATCATCGCTGCGGAACACCAGCCGTCGCTGAAGGCGATGATCGGCCTCGCTCCGGGATTCCCGGGCAACGGCCTGACCATGGCCACCAACACGGTGCCCACTCTGGTCATCGGCGGCCAGAACGACACGGTCGTCACCCCCTCCTATCTCAGCAGTCTGTACGCCACGCTGCCCAGCACCACGCAGAGCGGTTTCGCACAGATCGCCGGAGCGGACCATGTGTACTACACCCGTCCGAACAACGTGGAGATGAAGCTGCTGATCCCCTGGCTGAAGGTGTTCGTGGACAGCGACACCCGCTATACGCAGTTCCTCTGCCCGGCACTGCCGGATCCCTCCACCATCTCGGCCTACCAGCCGAAGTGTCCGTACGTGCCCCTGGACGGTTCGACGCCGTCACCGAGCACGTCGGGTGGGTCCCCCTCGCCGACGCCGACTGCCGTCGGTCGGCCGGTCCACGCGGTGGGTGCCGGCAAGTGCCTGGACGTACCGGGTCTCAGCACAGCAGCGGGCACGCAGACGGAGATCTACACCTGCAACCACGGGGACAACCAGTCGTGGACGCATACCTCCTCCGGTCAGCTGACGGTGTACAGCGATACCTTGACCATGTGCCTGGATGCCAACGCACAAGGCGCCAGTCCTGGGACGAAGGTGCAGATCTGGCCGTGCAACGGCGGCTCGAACCAGCAGTGGAATGTGAACGCGAGCGGCACCATCACCGAGGCACGGTCCGGTTTGTGCCTGGACGTGACCGGCGCGTCCACCGCGAACGGCGCCTTGGTCGAACTGTGGACCTGCACCGGCGGAGCCAACCAGCACTGGACACTCGGATAGCCCGACAAGCGGCGCCGCTACACCCAGGCAGCGAATGGCCAGGGCAAGTTCCCCCAAGGCATCACGACCCACACCGTCTCCCGTTCCCCGCCCCCAGCGAAAGAGGAATGTGTGATGCGACAACACCATCCGCCGCAGCGCCGCCGACACCCGGCGTTGTGGTGCGTGGCCGCCGTGGCGCTGCTGACCGGCGCCGTGGGAACACAGCCGGCCACGGCGGCCGCCCCTCGACCCGCGGCGGCCGTTGCCACCTCGCCGGCCTCCGGCACCGACGGCGTCACCGCTGGCAACGCCGCGATCGCCTCGGCCGACCTGGCCGGCACGTGGGGGTTCACCCCGGCGGGCCGGTCGGCGACGTCGATCACGGTGCCGGGCGGCGGCTGGTACAAGCAGGGCTTCACCGATGTGAACGAGGCGGTGTAC
Coding sequences:
- a CDS encoding ricin-type beta-trefoil lectin domain protein; translated protein: MGVAPGNGFNGGVIYYPTETTLGTWGALAIVPGYTALCAQEEAWMGPWLSSFGFVVICIETNSRTDGADARAAELLAGLNWLTTRSPVKAEVDPNRLSVLGHSAGGAGAIIAAEHQPSLKAMIGLAPGFPGNGLTMATNTVPTLVIGGQNDTVVTPSYLSSLYATLPSTTQSGFAQIAGADHVYYTRPNNVEMKLLIPWLKVFVDSDTRYTQFLCPALPDPSTISAYQPKCPYVPLDGSTPSPSTSGGSPSPTPTAVGRPVHAVGAGKCLDVPGLSTAAGTQTEIYTCNHGDNQSWTHTSSGQLTVYSDTLTMCLDANAQGASPGTKVQIWPCNGGSNQQWNVNASGTITEARSGLCLDVTGASTANGALVELWTCTGGANQHWTLG